The Sandaracinus amylolyticus genomic interval CACGGGCGCGCGCCGAGCACGTTCTCGAACACGCGCTCCGTGCCGAGCACCTGCTCCTGCAGATCCTCGTGCGAGAGGAGCGGCAGCTGCACGTGATCCATCGTGTGGCTGCCCACGATGTGCCCGCGCGCGACGATGTCGCGCGCGATGTCGGCGAGCAGGCGCTCGCGCGGCGTGGTGCCCTCGAACCGACGCGCGGTGAGGAAGAACATCGCGCGGATGCCGAGCGCGTCGAGCGTGTCGAGCAGCCCCGGCGTGTAGCGATGGTCGGGCCCGTCGTCGAAGGAGAACAGGATCATCCGATGCGGCGTGCCGCCGGTGATCACCATGCCCTCGCGCAGATCGGCGCCCATGCCGTCGAGCGGCTGGACGGGCTCGTCGTGCTCGTCGGGCGCGGGCGCGATCTCGGCCACGTCGATCGGCTCGTCGACGGGCTCGGGCGGCGTGACGTCCTCGCGGACCATCGCGTGCACCGCGGGATGCGCCACGGGACGTGTGAAGTGCGCGAGCAGCGCGCCCCCGGCGAGCGCGCTCGCGCAGAGCAGCACGCGCCCGACGATCGGCAGTCCTCGACCCAACATGGCGCCAGTGTAGGCGCGTGTAGGATCACAGATCCAAAAAGCGGACAGCCCGTTGCAGCGCTTCAGCGGCCGCCGAAGGCCAGCGGCACGTCGAACCGCACGAACCCACCGGACGGCGGCGGGAACGTCCAGCGCTCGGCGTAGTTCCGCACGCACTGCTGGAGGCCCTCGGGGACGTCCCCGCCGACCACCTCGGCCCGCGACACCGACCCGTCGAGCCCGACCGTGATGCGCACCGTGAGACGGCCCTCGAGGTCCGGCCGCTCGCGCATGCCGAGCTCGTAGCACTGCCGAAGCCGCGGCAGCCCGCGCTGCACGGTCTGTCGGATCTCCGCTTCGGGCAGCGTGCCCTCGCGCACCCGCGGCGCCTGCGGTTGCAGATCCGTCGCGTCGAGCGCGACGCCGTCCTCGCCGACCACGACGACCGTGCGGAACGCGCGCCCGGTGCTGTCGAACCCGCCGATGTTCAGCTCGCCGGGGCGCACGCGCATCGCGAGCTCGCCCGCGCCCTGCGCCTCGACGTCGCCGATCTGCCACCGCACGAGCCCGGGGTGGCGCACGTGCAGCACACCCGTGCCCGCGTCCGCGTCCGCGATGCCGTGGGGCTCGCGCACCCGCGGCACCTCACCGACCTCGGCGCTGCTCCAGCGCGCCGGCGCGCGAACGATCTCGACGCGCCCGTCGGGGCGGTGCACCTCGACCTCGCCCTCGGCGACCGCGAGCCGCACGACGCCGCCCTCGTCGAGCACCACCTCCGCGCGCGTCACGCGCAGCTCGAAGCGGTGCTCCGACGCGATCACCACGAAGCGCGACTCTCCCTCGAAGAGCGGCCCGCCCGTCGACGCCGCGAGCGTGCCCGCGCGCAGATCGATCTCGACGTCGCGCTCGCGCAGCCGCGTCAGCAGCGCTTCGCTCGCGGGGTACGCGATCACGCCGGTGTCCTCGGCGAGCCGCACGTGGACCTCGCTCGCGTCGTCGGTGCGCAGCGTGGTCGCGT includes:
- a CDS encoding AgmX/PglI C-terminal domain-containing protein → MGEREHSPKIGALLALQERRLSAAGRARIERHLAGCDVCRQALAAMALYDRIADEARDEAPPELDWSRMELALEREVEKIAEAQCATSPEGATRSSSAPGRTAAPSAPMRGLSARSSPAARRAAWGVAALAAAGVLAYVATRPPSAPEIARPTPPAPMIEAPAPEPVDPEVIAEAAPLAATVTLVAGRGAEVVAADGTTRAAAVDDVLADATTLRTDDASEVHVRLAEDTGVIAYPASEALLTRLRERDVEIDLRAGTLAASTGGPLFEGESRFVVIASEHRFELRVTRAEVVLDEGGVVRLAVAEGEVEVHRPDGRVEIVRAPARWSSAEVGEVPRVREPHGIADADAGTGVLHVRHPGLVRWQIGDVEAQGAGELAMRVRPGELNIGGFDSTGRAFRTVVVVGEDGVALDATDLQPQAPRVREGTLPEAEIRQTVQRGLPRLRQCYELGMRERPDLEGRLTVRITVGLDGSVSRAEVVGGDVPEGLQQCVRNYAERWTFPPPSGGFVRFDVPLAFGGR
- a CDS encoding polysaccharide deacetylase family protein, whose protein sequence is MLGRGLPIVGRVLLCASALAGGALLAHFTRPVAHPAVHAMVREDVTPPEPVDEPIDVAEIAPAPDEHDEPVQPLDGMGADLREGMVITGGTPHRMILFSFDDGPDHRYTPGLLDTLDALGIRAMFFLTARRFEGTTPRERLLADIARDIVARGHIVGSHTMDHVQLPLLSHEDLQEQVLGTERVFENVLGARPWLIRPPGGSRSPRIDAWLAERGYTQVLWNLGTGDFQVRTSDDVVRTFTRVLERRERENGERGGIVLLHDIHEWSVEALPRIVHELEDRNCALLEAGEELYDVVDDPRPFFTTRGEASASEEAPPAMPEPAWLEARQARLRADAEARCARLAMR